Proteins encoded by one window of Vidua chalybeata isolate OUT-0048 chromosome 15, bVidCha1 merged haplotype, whole genome shotgun sequence:
- the LOC128795665 gene encoding uncharacterized protein LOC128795665: MAPRIRLSLSKPLPTIRETHEEAMEDPSSNPKCAGSAAASPDSYSSDDYIQSICHLARPTFPALLESRRKGKDRKTLKTPEDVSGSPLLVGTQQERSKCKLTNLISNVVPLGKVSPAETDFWSREDPLEQIYTNAGNLCSSKASSYGESASTGYSQCNSSAPNGDLHPTNLEEKNTGKTSFPRVFSFPRLPSPRPVQKEAVCSELRYLRRDEGTVLGNNHSQKENGPMLINTEEQLAPSARGKVAGNPALPCSEGRKNLFNTAGIDKKEGRKTSHCDKNVMGGVPTKQRYFESFQVPKKATIHNWISEHRCIWKEAKIKACLLPAIAEV, from the coding sequence ATGGCACCCCGGATCAGACTGAGCCTTTCAAAGCCTCTCCCAACCATACGGGAAACCCATGAGGAAGCGATGGAGGATCCAAGCAGCAACCCAAAGTgtgctggaagtgctgcagccagcccagacTCGTACTCCAGCGATGACTACATCCAATCCATCTGCCACCTTGCCAGACCcaccttcccagcccttctGGAAAGCAGACGTAAGGGTAAGGACAGAAAGACCCTGAAGACCCCTGAGGATGTGTCAGGTTCTCCACTGCTTGTagggacacagcaggagagGTCAAAATGTAAATTGACCAATCTCATCTCAAATGTGGTGCCACTGGGAAAAGTATCACCTGCAGAAACCGACTTTTGGTCCAGAGAGGACCCCCTGGAACAAATTTACACCAATGCAGGAAATCTTTGCTCGTCCAAGGCTTCTTCCTATGGTGAAAGTGCCAGCACTGGTTACTCACAGTGCAACTCTTCTGCCCCAAATGGTGACCTTCATCCCACAaacctggaagaaaaaaacacagggaaaaccAGTTTTCCACGAGTGTTCAGTTTTCCAAGGCTTCCCTCCCCAAGACCCGTTCAGAAAGAAGCAGTATGCTCAGAGCTGAGGTATCTCAGGAGGGATGAGGGAACAGTTTTAGGGAATAACCAcagtcagaaagaaaatggcCCCATGCTTATTAACACTGAAGAGCAATTGGCACCCTCAGCCAGAGGGAAGGTGGCAGgaaaccctgccctgccctgctctgaagGAAGGAAGAATTTGTTCAATACAGCAGGCATagataaaaaagaaggaagaaaaacttctCACTGtgacaaaaatgtcatgggtgGTGTTCCCACTAAGCAGAGATACTTCGAGTCTTTCCAGGTACCTAAAAAAGCCACCATCCATAACTGGATTTCAGAGCACAGATGCATCTGGAAAGAAGCAAAGATAAAAGCTTGTTTGCTCCCAGCCATTGCTGAAGTGTGA